The Pontibacter pudoricolor genome contains a region encoding:
- a CDS encoding energy transducer TonB, which translates to MEPVTIVLPPPPVEKQQEIVPPVAPAKVEVATEVYAKTKVVPDNAPIKEVELANQEDLKNADFGTKKIEGIDPADLPAIVPSDDLTGIDGGTGNEAPENSVLDFAEEMPEYAGGMSAMSKYLSRKMNYPAAARAEKIEGTVVVTFVVGRSGEIEDVKVLKGLGFGTDDEALRVIKSMPRWKPGKQNGIPVAVRYTLPIKFSLRN; encoded by the coding sequence ATGGAGCCGGTTACTATAGTTCTGCCACCGCCGCCAGTAGAAAAGCAGCAGGAAATAGTACCGCCTGTTGCACCAGCGAAAGTAGAAGTAGCTACGGAAGTATATGCTAAAACCAAAGTGGTGCCTGACAACGCGCCTATTAAAGAGGTAGAACTTGCAAATCAGGAAGATCTGAAAAATGCCGACTTCGGAACAAAGAAGATAGAAGGTATTGATCCCGCAGACCTGCCAGCTATAGTTCCATCTGATGACCTGACAGGCATAGATGGCGGTACAGGTAACGAAGCACCTGAAAACAGTGTACTTGACTTTGCTGAAGAAATGCCGGAATATGCTGGCGGCATGAGTGCCATGAGCAAATACCTGAGCAGAAAAATGAACTACCCGGCAGCAGCCAGAGCCGAAAAAATAGAAGGGACAGTAGTTGTTACTTTTGTAGTAGGCCGTAGCGGAGAGATTGAAGATGTTAAAGTGTTAAAAGGCCTGGGTTTTGGGACAGACGACGAAGCGCTGCGTGTAATAAAGAGCATGCCACGCTGGAAACCCGGAAAGCAAAACGGGATACCGGTGGCAGTTCGTTACACGTTACCTATTAAATTCTCGCTCAGGAACTAA
- a CDS encoding PstS family phosphate ABC transporter substrate-binding protein: MKNKFWAVLLAAGSLVYTGCGNKSGDAPTDTPTSGKVKISVDESFKPIIETQVSTFEGIYKRADVEAVYKPEGDVIKDMLNDSIRVIVLSRKLTPEEEAVIEKKKRIPRITKIAIDAVAVIVNRSNPDSLLTLDELKSIFGGKTKSWKQLNKDSKLKDITIVFDNNNSGTARFVKDSLIADHKLPSNTFAAESHAALIDYVEKNENALGVIGVNWISDFDDSTVVGFQNRIKVVGISAEPLPRTTESYYQPYQAYIAQGTYPLRRYLYIISTEGRAGLGTGFASYVAGDKGQRIILKSGLVPATMPVRVIGIQ; encoded by the coding sequence ATGAAGAATAAATTCTGGGCAGTCCTGCTCGCTGCAGGTTCACTTGTATACACAGGCTGTGGTAACAAGTCCGGCGATGCCCCAACTGATACCCCTACATCAGGTAAGGTAAAAATCAGCGTTGACGAATCTTTTAAGCCAATTATTGAAACTCAGGTTAGCACTTTTGAGGGGATTTATAAGCGTGCTGACGTAGAAGCTGTGTATAAGCCCGAAGGAGATGTTATAAAAGATATGCTGAATGACAGTATCAGGGTAATCGTGCTGTCGCGGAAGCTGACCCCGGAAGAAGAGGCCGTTATAGAAAAGAAAAAAAGAATACCCAGAATTACGAAAATAGCGATAGATGCCGTTGCTGTAATCGTGAACAGAAGCAACCCGGACTCGCTGCTTACACTTGACGAGTTAAAATCCATCTTTGGTGGCAAAACAAAATCCTGGAAGCAACTAAACAAGGATAGCAAATTAAAAGACATAACTATAGTTTTCGATAACAATAATTCGGGAACAGCGCGTTTTGTAAAAGATTCACTGATAGCGGATCATAAACTGCCATCAAATACGTTTGCAGCCGAATCGCATGCAGCACTGATAGACTATGTAGAGAAAAATGAGAACGCACTTGGTGTTATCGGAGTGAACTGGATCAGCGATTTTGATGACAGCACAGTAGTAGGTTTCCAGAACAGAATTAAAGTTGTAGGTATAAGTGCAGAACCTTTACCACGCACTACAGAAAGTTATTACCAGCCTTATCAGGCCTACATTGCACAAGGCACATACCCTCTGCGCCGGTATCTTTATATCATAAGTACAGAAGGCCGCGCCGGCCTTGGCACAGGTTTTGCATCATACGTTGCAGGAGACAAGGGACAACGTATAATACTTAAATCGGGCCTGGTGCCTGCCACAATGCCAGTACGCGTAATTGGCATACAATAA
- a CDS encoding tetratricopeptide repeat protein, with amino-acid sequence MTNNWKYILLMATAFPTAAAFAQSGDAGKKALDLERYEEAKSIYKKQLNDKKADNAYYALGNIYLKTEKLDSATYYFNQGIAKNKKSAINFAGLGKVAMDQGNRAEAEKQFSQALKLSKSKDADVLAAVAEGYLSAPERTDADLQKAIGYLQTAVQRDKNNTTAYLMLGDAQLDLKKGGEAMTSYDNAIRIDGNNPKAYLRRGQLYTRSRNYTEAEQAFQKAIEIDPNYAPAYRDLGELYYFAGQYDKALSTFKKYVDMAEDSPETKAKYASFLFLTKNYDQTLKEVQEVLKTDPDNTVMNRLQAYSYLELGQPDKALQAMESYIQKVGKDKLIAEDYEYYGRILSKNNQHAKATENLQKALDMNPDKVELYQELASAYAKAGQYDKAVAVYNKKREKTEPSNADFYYMGNIYMQAGAEAREAKNEQKAIEFFKKADETYANVTTSNPTYAYGHYWRGLANANLDTESTGGLAKPHFEEFIKLAGAEPDKYKAALVDANNYLGYYYYVVKPNRELAVKHYQEVLKLDGSNEQAKAALAEINKSAKKK; translated from the coding sequence ATGACAAACAACTGGAAGTATATCCTTCTGATGGCCACTGCCTTTCCAACTGCTGCTGCTTTTGCACAGTCAGGAGATGCGGGAAAGAAAGCATTAGACCTGGAGCGCTATGAAGAGGCAAAATCTATCTATAAAAAGCAGCTTAACGATAAGAAAGCAGATAATGCTTACTATGCATTAGGTAATATATATCTTAAAACTGAAAAGTTAGATTCAGCTACTTATTACTTTAACCAGGGCATAGCCAAAAACAAAAAGTCGGCAATCAACTTTGCCGGTTTAGGTAAAGTTGCTATGGACCAGGGAAACAGAGCCGAAGCCGAAAAGCAATTTTCGCAGGCACTTAAGCTTAGCAAGTCTAAAGATGCAGATGTGCTTGCAGCTGTAGCAGAGGGCTATTTAAGTGCTCCGGAGCGTACAGATGCCGATCTGCAGAAAGCTATAGGTTACCTGCAGACAGCTGTTCAGCGTGATAAAAACAATACAACGGCTTACCTGATGCTGGGTGATGCTCAACTCGACCTTAAAAAAGGTGGTGAAGCGATGACCAGCTACGATAACGCTATCCGAATTGACGGCAACAATCCGAAAGCTTACCTGAGAAGAGGCCAGTTATATACCAGATCAAGAAACTATACGGAAGCTGAGCAGGCATTCCAGAAAGCGATCGAGATCGATCCTAACTATGCGCCGGCTTACAGAGACCTTGGTGAACTATACTATTTTGCCGGTCAGTACGACAAAGCACTATCTACATTTAAAAAGTATGTTGATATGGCTGAGGATTCTCCTGAAACCAAAGCAAAATATGCATCATTCCTGTTCCTGACGAAAAACTATGACCAGACGCTGAAAGAGGTGCAGGAAGTTCTGAAGACTGATCCGGACAATACTGTAATGAACCGTCTACAGGCTTATTCTTATTTAGAATTAGGCCAGCCAGACAAAGCATTACAGGCTATGGAAAGCTACATACAAAAAGTTGGTAAGGATAAGCTTATTGCTGAAGACTATGAGTACTATGGCCGTATCCTGAGCAAAAATAACCAGCACGCCAAAGCTACTGAGAACCTGCAGAAGGCACTTGATATGAACCCTGATAAGGTAGAGCTTTACCAGGAACTTGCTTCGGCTTACGCCAAAGCGGGCCAGTATGATAAAGCTGTAGCAGTTTACAACAAGAAGCGTGAGAAAACGGAGCCTTCAAATGCTGACTTCTACTACATGGGTAATATCTACATGCAGGCAGGTGCGGAAGCAAGAGAAGCTAAAAACGAGCAGAAAGCTATAGAATTCTTTAAGAAGGCTGATGAGACATATGCAAACGTTACAACAAGTAACCCTACGTATGCATATGGTCATTACTGGAGAGGACTTGCGAATGCTAACCTGGATACTGAAAGCACAGGTGGTTTAGCTAAGCCTCACTTTGAGGAGTTTATTAAACTGGCTGGCGCTGAACCAGATAAGTATAAAGCTGCTTTGGTTGACGCTAATAACTATCTGGGTTACTACTATTATGTAGTTAAGCCAAACAGAGAATTGGCTGTTAAGCATTACCAGGAAGTACTTAAGTTAGATGGCAGCAACGAACAGGCAAAAGCCGCTCTTGCTGAGATCAATAAGTCTGCTAAGAAAAAGTAA
- the era gene encoding GTPase Era, with product MAETPHKAGFVSIVGKPNVGKSTLMNALVGEKLSIITSKAQTTRHRIMGILNGDDFQIVYSDTPGIIKPQYALHESMMSFVRTSLEDADVILFVTDIYEQHDEDDVIKRLQYAQVPILLLINKIDQATEEEVNEKVAYWQEKMNPTEIHPISALHNFGLDQLFTRLLHYLPEHPAFYPKDELTDKPERFFVSEIIREKIFLNYKKEIPYSCEVVIEEFKEEEEIIRIRAEISVERKSQKGIVIGNKGEALKKVGTQARIDMEQFFQKKIFLDLYVRVNENWRTDQKLLRRFGYNE from the coding sequence ATGGCAGAGACTCCGCACAAGGCCGGTTTTGTAAGTATAGTTGGTAAGCCGAACGTAGGTAAATCTACGCTGATGAATGCGCTGGTGGGCGAAAAGCTATCCATTATCACATCAAAGGCACAGACTACGCGCCACCGCATCATGGGTATTTTGAATGGCGACGACTTCCAGATCGTGTACTCAGATACGCCCGGCATCATTAAACCACAGTATGCCCTGCACGAGTCGATGATGAGCTTTGTGCGCACCTCGCTGGAGGATGCGGATGTAATTCTGTTTGTAACGGATATTTATGAGCAGCACGACGAAGATGATGTGATCAAAAGACTGCAATATGCGCAGGTGCCTATTCTGTTACTGATAAACAAAATTGACCAGGCGACAGAAGAGGAGGTAAACGAAAAAGTAGCGTACTGGCAGGAGAAAATGAACCCGACGGAAATTCACCCGATATCGGCACTTCACAACTTTGGTTTAGATCAATTATTTACCCGCCTGCTGCATTATTTACCGGAACATCCGGCCTTTTACCCGAAAGATGAACTGACTGACAAGCCTGAGCGTTTCTTTGTGTCGGAGATCATCAGGGAGAAGATTTTCCTGAACTATAAAAAAGAGATTCCTTATAGTTGCGAAGTGGTGATAGAGGAGTTTAAAGAGGAAGAAGAGATCATCCGTATCAGGGCTGAAATAAGTGTGGAACGCAAAAGCCAGAAAGGCATTGTGATCGGCAATAAAGGCGAAGCCCTGAAAAAGGTGGGTACACAGGCCCGTATTGATATGGAACAGTTCTTCCAGAAAAAGATATTTCTTGATTTGTATGTGCGCGTGAACGAAAACTGGCGAACAGACCAAAAGCTTTTAAGGCGATTTGGCTATAACGAGTAA
- the der gene encoding ribosome biogenesis GTPase Der translates to MSTNIIAIVGRPNVGKSTLFNRLVGRRQAIMDNESGVTRDRSYGHGEWCGKYFTVIDTGGYVHGSDDIFEGEINKQVELAIKEADVILFMVDVDAGLTGLDEEFASVLRRSDKPIYVVANKADTNARAHQVGEFYSLGIDGEIFAISSQSGSGTGDLLDEVVKHFKDEGIEDPTAGIPKIAVLGRPNVGKSSFVNLLLGVERNIVTDIAGTTRDAIHSHYNAFGKEFIIVDTAGLRRKSKVSEDIEFYSVMRSVRALEDADVCIVMLDATRGIEAQDVNIITLAEKNRKGIVILVNKWDLVEKDTNSTKEFEEEILDKIAPIKYVPVIFTSVLTKQRIHKAIEVAMEVYDNKTQKIPTSKLNDALLPDIDRYPPPAIKGKFIRIKYVTQLPTHNPTFAFFCNLPQYIKEPYTRYLENRIREHFGFKGVPIKVLFKKK, encoded by the coding sequence ATGTCAACAAACATTATTGCTATTGTAGGTCGCCCAAATGTGGGTAAATCTACTTTATTTAACCGCCTTGTCGGACGTCGGCAGGCTATTATGGATAACGAAAGCGGCGTAACCCGCGACAGAAGCTACGGCCACGGTGAGTGGTGCGGTAAGTACTTTACTGTGATCGATACTGGTGGCTACGTACACGGCTCCGACGATATTTTTGAAGGTGAAATTAACAAGCAGGTAGAGCTGGCCATTAAAGAAGCCGATGTGATCCTGTTTATGGTAGACGTGGATGCCGGCCTTACAGGTCTGGACGAAGAATTTGCCAGCGTATTGCGTCGCTCAGATAAGCCAATTTATGTAGTAGCCAACAAAGCCGATACAAACGCACGTGCGCACCAGGTAGGCGAGTTTTACTCCTTGGGTATTGATGGAGAGATCTTCGCTATTTCCTCGCAGAGCGGTTCCGGAACCGGTGACCTGCTGGATGAAGTAGTAAAGCACTTTAAAGACGAAGGCATCGAAGACCCTACTGCCGGTATTCCTAAGATTGCAGTACTTGGCCGCCCAAATGTTGGTAAATCATCTTTTGTGAATTTGCTGCTGGGCGTAGAGCGTAACATAGTTACAGATATTGCCGGAACAACCCGCGATGCCATCCATTCGCACTACAATGCATTTGGTAAAGAGTTTATTATAGTTGATACCGCTGGTCTGCGCCGTAAGAGCAAGGTAAGCGAAGACATCGAGTTTTATTCAGTGATGCGCTCAGTACGCGCTCTGGAAGACGCCGATGTTTGTATCGTGATGCTGGATGCCACCCGTGGAATTGAAGCGCAGGATGTAAACATCATTACCCTGGCCGAAAAGAACCGCAAAGGCATTGTTATACTGGTAAACAAGTGGGACTTAGTTGAGAAAGATACCAACTCAACGAAAGAGTTTGAAGAGGAGATACTGGATAAGATTGCGCCAATAAAGTATGTGCCGGTTATCTTTACTTCGGTGCTTACCAAGCAGCGTATACACAAAGCTATTGAGGTAGCCATGGAAGTGTACGATAACAAGACACAGAAAATACCTACTTCTAAATTAAACGATGCCCTGCTGCCTGATATTGACAGGTATCCGCCGCCAGCCATTAAGGGTAAGTTTATCAGAATTAAGTATGTAACGCAGTTGCCGACGCATAACCCTACATTTGCCTTTTTCTGTAACCTGCCACAGTACATCAAAGAGCCTTATACGCGTTATCTTGAGAACCGCATACGGGAGCATTTTGGCTTTAAAGGCGTGCCGATAAAGGTCTTGTTCAAAAAGAAATAA
- the murQ gene encoding N-acetylmuramic acid 6-phosphate etherase gives MPVRQLLESINNEDKTVPLAVEKAIPQLEQLVNATVERLQQGGRLFYIGAGTSGRLGVVDASECPPTYGVPHGMVIGLIAGGDAAIRKAVEFAEDDEQQAWKDLLQYNITDKDIVVGIAASGRTPYVIGGLKTCRENGIATGCIVCNAASAVAGVSDYPVEVVTGPEFVTGSTRMKAGTAQKLALNMLTTSTMIRLGRVKGNKMVDMQLSNLKLVDRGTRMLMEELQLGRAEAAALLQKYGSVRAAIVAYRNGDTQA, from the coding sequence ATGCCTGTCCGCCAGTTACTGGAAAGCATAAACAACGAAGACAAAACCGTTCCGCTGGCTGTAGAAAAAGCTATCCCGCAACTGGAGCAACTGGTTAATGCTACCGTAGAAAGATTGCAGCAGGGTGGCAGGTTATTTTATATTGGTGCCGGCACCAGTGGCCGTTTAGGTGTGGTAGATGCCTCGGAGTGCCCGCCTACGTATGGCGTACCCCATGGCATGGTGATTGGCCTGATAGCAGGTGGCGACGCAGCCATACGCAAGGCAGTAGAATTTGCGGAAGACGATGAGCAGCAAGCCTGGAAAGACCTGCTGCAGTATAATATTACTGATAAAGATATAGTAGTAGGTATTGCAGCTTCCGGGCGGACCCCCTATGTGATCGGGGGGTTAAAAACCTGCCGTGAAAATGGAATTGCTACCGGCTGTATAGTTTGCAATGCCGCCAGCGCCGTTGCCGGCGTTTCTGATTATCCTGTTGAGGTTGTAACCGGCCCTGAATTTGTAACGGGCAGCACCCGCATGAAAGCCGGAACCGCCCAGAAGCTGGCACTTAACATGCTCACCACCTCTACCATGATACGGCTGGGCCGTGTAAAAGGCAACAAGATGGTGGATATGCAGCTTTCAAACTTAAAGCTGGTAGACCGTGGCACACGTATGCTGATGGAAGAACTGCAGCTGGGCAGGGCCGAAGCGGCCGCTTTACTACAAAAGTATGGAAGTGTGCGTGCAGCTATAGTTGCCTACCGAAACGGTGATACACAGGCATAA
- a CDS encoding cytochrome b5 domain-containing protein, whose translation MPLPEYTLQQLASRNGQDRDDVWVAYKGVIYDVRKSRLWRTGNHYEHWAGQDLTEELKNAPHTEFVFDKFEAVGLVKNSVYRTE comes from the coding sequence ATGCCCTTACCCGAATACACTTTACAACAGCTTGCCTCACGCAACGGCCAGGACAGAGACGATGTTTGGGTAGCATATAAAGGCGTAATTTATGATGTCAGAAAATCAAGGTTATGGCGCACAGGCAACCATTACGAGCACTGGGCCGGCCAGGACCTGACTGAAGAATTAAAAAATGCACCCCATACTGAATTTGTTTTTGATAAATTTGAGGCAGTAGGGCTGGTAAAAAACTCCGTGTACCGTACAGAATAA
- a CDS encoding formimidoylglutamase, with amino-acid sequence MNLSIFFEPLNEDVFAALNKPRTLGSYISRFVSKFPDWRAADIAILGINETRGSGNEENTDPTLAAARAVRKKLYALNKGAGSCRIVDLGNLRPGITLDDTYLRIKEIVEVLISHGTIPVLIGGSHDLEYGQFMGYEHLERVINMVTVDCSVDMTEDTDATPNKKQLRSILMHEPNYLFSLGQIGYQSYLVEPEVMATLEKMHFEAYRVGEVHRNVQEMEPVVRLADLLTIDVAAIRHQDAPGYEPANPFGLTGEEACQLCWYAGLNDNLTSLGIYEYNPALDERELTAMTVATMIWYFIEGFYHRKNEISFNSKQFTKYAVAFNDNPDRMVFYKSKQSEKWWLEVESLTEGKTTRVVPCSYEDYLQATKGEVPNRWILTQARIG; translated from the coding sequence ATGAACCTGTCGATCTTTTTTGAACCGCTGAACGAAGATGTTTTTGCAGCGCTTAACAAGCCCCGTACCCTGGGCTCCTATATAAGCCGTTTTGTAAGCAAGTTCCCAGACTGGCGCGCTGCCGACATTGCCATATTGGGCATAAACGAAACGCGTGGCAGTGGAAATGAAGAAAATACCGACCCAACTCTGGCTGCTGCCCGTGCTGTACGCAAAAAACTATATGCACTTAACAAAGGCGCAGGCAGCTGCAGAATAGTAGACCTGGGCAACCTGAGACCCGGCATCACGCTGGATGATACGTACCTGCGCATAAAAGAAATTGTAGAAGTGCTTATCTCGCATGGTACCATACCTGTACTAATTGGCGGATCGCATGACCTGGAGTATGGGCAGTTTATGGGTTACGAGCATCTGGAACGCGTAATAAATATGGTTACCGTAGACTGCAGCGTGGATATGACCGAAGACACAGATGCTACTCCTAATAAAAAGCAGCTGCGGAGCATACTTATGCATGAGCCAAACTACCTGTTCAGCCTTGGGCAGATCGGGTACCAGTCGTATTTAGTGGAGCCGGAGGTAATGGCCACACTGGAGAAAATGCATTTTGAAGCTTACCGCGTGGGTGAAGTGCATCGTAACGTGCAGGAAATGGAGCCTGTAGTTCGCCTTGCCGACCTGTTAACTATAGATGTGGCTGCCATCAGGCACCAGGACGCACCGGGCTACGAGCCTGCCAACCCCTTTGGCTTAACCGGCGAAGAAGCCTGCCAGCTATGCTGGTACGCCGGCCTGAATGATAACCTGACCTCCCTCGGAATTTATGAATACAACCCGGCACTGGATGAGCGTGAACTGACAGCCATGACCGTTGCAACGATGATCTGGTATTTTATTGAAGGGTTTTACCACCGCAAGAATGAGATCAGTTTTAACAGTAAACAGTTCACAAAATATGCCGTTGCCTTTAATGATAACCCGGATAGAATGGTATTCTACAAAAGCAAGCAGAGCGAAAAGTGGTGGCTGGAAGTAGAATCGCTGACAGAAGGAAAGACTACCCGCGTGGTGCCCTGCAGTTATGAAGATTATCTGCAGGCAACTAAAGGTGAAGTCCCGAACCGCTGGATACTTACGCAGGCACGTATCGGGTAA
- a CDS encoding AMP-dependent synthetase/ligase → MSITRTIDFLSHQLNNFPKQDCLAAKVNGQWVKYSTQDVQKMSDLVSLGLLKLGIGKNDKVAIISFNRPEWVFADYGIQQIGAISVPMYPTITVEDYRYIFNDAEVKAIFVADSELYNKVVAATDGLDGVKEIYTFDEVHGAKHWSEVVEMGKQLENPEQLNELRDAVTADDILTIIYTSGTTGNPKGVMLTHNNIVSNVQGIVNYVPVNNTHRALSFLPLCHIFERMLMYMYLRIGVSIYYAESIEKVADNLKEVQPHIFTTVPRLLEKVYDKIVAKGMELTGVKRKLFFWALELGLKYDTQKDNGWWYNQQLALANKLIFSKWREALGGNVIAIVSGGAALQPRLARVFWAANIRVMEGYGLTETSPVITFNRFEPENNMIGTVGLNIDNVEVKIAEADGEILTRGPHVMKGYYNKPELTAEVIDSDGWFHTGDIGEMVHGKYLKITDRKKEMFKTSGGKYVAPQPIENKLKESVVIEQVMVVGDGQKYAAALIVPSFMGLQDYCMHKGIPYTTDADMITKPEIVEKFKREIEKANHGLAQYETVKKFKLIPNMWTVESGELTPTLKVKRKIISANYKNEIDSMF, encoded by the coding sequence ATGAGCATCACCCGCACCATCGATTTTTTGTCGCACCAGTTAAACAACTTTCCCAAGCAAGATTGCCTTGCTGCCAAAGTAAACGGACAATGGGTGAAATACAGCACCCAGGATGTGCAGAAGATGTCGGACCTTGTAAGCCTGGGGCTTTTAAAGCTGGGTATTGGTAAAAACGACAAGGTAGCCATTATCTCTTTCAACCGCCCGGAGTGGGTGTTTGCAGATTATGGTATACAACAGATTGGCGCCATAAGTGTGCCGATGTACCCGACTATAACTGTTGAGGATTACCGTTATATCTTTAATGATGCTGAAGTAAAAGCAATTTTTGTAGCCGATAGCGAACTATACAACAAAGTAGTTGCTGCTACAGATGGCCTGGACGGCGTAAAAGAGATCTATACATTTGATGAGGTACATGGTGCCAAGCATTGGTCGGAAGTGGTGGAGATGGGCAAGCAGCTGGAGAATCCGGAGCAATTAAATGAGCTTCGCGACGCCGTTACTGCTGATGATATCCTGACTATCATTTATACTTCCGGTACCACTGGCAATCCGAAAGGTGTAATGCTGACGCATAATAATATCGTGAGCAACGTGCAGGGCATTGTAAACTATGTGCCTGTAAACAACACGCACCGCGCACTCAGCTTCCTGCCGTTGTGCCATATTTTCGAGCGTATGCTTATGTATATGTACCTGCGTATCGGGGTCTCTATTTACTATGCCGAAAGTATAGAAAAAGTAGCCGACAACCTGAAAGAAGTGCAGCCGCACATATTTACAACCGTGCCGCGCCTGCTCGAAAAAGTTTATGATAAGATCGTGGCTAAAGGCATGGAACTGACAGGCGTGAAGCGCAAGCTGTTTTTCTGGGCACTGGAGCTTGGTCTGAAGTACGATACTCAGAAAGACAACGGCTGGTGGTACAACCAGCAGCTGGCACTGGCCAATAAGCTTATCTTTAGCAAATGGCGCGAAGCGCTTGGGGGTAATGTTATTGCTATCGTTTCGGGTGGTGCTGCGTTGCAGCCACGTTTGGCACGTGTGTTCTGGGCTGCTAACATCCGGGTGATGGAAGGTTACGGTTTAACAGAAACATCGCCGGTAATTACATTCAACCGCTTTGAGCCTGAAAATAACATGATCGGTACGGTAGGTCTGAACATTGATAATGTGGAGGTGAAGATAGCTGAAGCAGACGGCGAGATACTTACCCGCGGACCGCATGTAATGAAAGGTTACTATAACAAGCCTGAGTTAACTGCCGAAGTTATTGACAGCGACGGCTGGTTCCATACAGGCGACATTGGCGAAATGGTTCATGGCAAATACCTGAAGATCACGGATCGCAAGAAAGAAATGTTTAAAACTTCCGGTGGAAAGTATGTAGCGCCGCAGCCGATCGAGAATAAGCTGAAAGAATCTGTAGTGATTGAGCAGGTAATGGTAGTAGGTGATGGTCAGAAATATGCTGCAGCGCTTATAGTTCCGTCGTTCATGGGCCTGCAGGACTATTGCATGCATAAAGGCATACCTTACACTACAGATGCTGACATGATCACAAAGCCGGAGATAGTGGAGAAATTCAAGCGTGAGATCGAGAAAGCCAATCATGGTCTTGCTCAATACGAGACTGTGAAGAAGTTTAAGCTCATCCCGAACATGTGGACTGTAGAAAGCGGCGAGCTTACCCCAACCCTTAAAGTGAAGCGTAAGATAATCTCTGCCAACTATAAGAATGAGATCGATAGCATGTTTTAG